One Lysobacter enzymogenes DNA segment encodes these proteins:
- a CDS encoding type VI secretion system Vgr family protein: MAHAITLQSPLGDKLRFARMRAREQLGRLYTFELEAISRSPALDLKAMLGMAMSVKVTTPKGYVRHYHGIVSEVEQTGFEYIKDLRYAVYALVLVPKPWLLTQRRDCRIFKNKSVPELVRLLLSEAGYTDVKLSLTGSYKAREYCVQYRESDFDFISRLMEQEGIYYYFTHTASTHTMVLADALGAHSANAPFARVPYCPPGQKGSRMKDSITDWSLGRSAHSKRVRLNDYDYLKPRASLQVAEEPAEACGGSVGELDVYDYPGAYEDLAVGRRYAQVRAEALNVPQARFSGQTDACGLAVGALFKLKDFPLAEYNQEYLVVQAETVLVEVDYVSGESATCEPYFCTFSALRSRQPFRTAQTTPWPRIAGLQTAVVHGKTPEDIEVDQYGRVEVDFFWSPPGKPRADSSCPVRVASYWAGRRWGAVHIPRVGQEVVVSFLEGNPDRPLIIGSVYNADHMPPYPLPAQRTRSGVRSRSHPRGGPEDYNEISFEDRKGKEELLLHAQRDMRHESENDHLVDTKRDETGEIGRNREWTVGRDDTLKVGRKLRIEAGNEIELVTGAARLVMKRSGEISISGTRLTFDARIGFNVVAGAAVDIKSGAAFTVMANGAVMVQSNAVATVRANATLLLQATGPAILKGSPPLLA; this comes from the coding sequence ATGGCCCACGCCATCACCTTGCAGTCCCCGCTGGGCGACAAGCTGCGCTTCGCCCGCATGCGCGCGCGCGAGCAGCTCGGGCGCCTCTATACCTTCGAGCTGGAAGCGATCAGCCGCTCGCCGGCGCTGGACCTCAAGGCGATGCTGGGCATGGCGATGTCGGTCAAGGTGACCACGCCCAAGGGCTACGTGCGGCATTACCACGGCATCGTCAGCGAGGTCGAGCAGACCGGTTTCGAATACATCAAGGACCTGCGCTATGCCGTCTATGCGCTGGTGCTGGTGCCCAAGCCCTGGCTGCTGACCCAACGCCGCGACTGCCGCATCTTCAAGAACAAGAGCGTGCCCGAGCTGGTCCGGCTGCTGCTGTCGGAGGCCGGCTACACCGACGTCAAGCTCAGCCTCACCGGCAGCTACAAGGCGCGCGAGTACTGCGTGCAGTACCGCGAGAGCGACTTCGACTTCATCAGCCGGCTGATGGAGCAGGAGGGCATCTACTACTACTTCACCCACACCGCCAGCACCCACACCATGGTCCTGGCCGACGCGCTCGGCGCGCACAGCGCCAACGCGCCGTTCGCGCGGGTGCCGTACTGCCCGCCGGGGCAGAAGGGCAGCCGGATGAAGGATTCGATCACCGACTGGAGCCTGGGCCGCAGCGCACACAGCAAGCGCGTGCGCCTGAACGACTACGACTACCTCAAGCCGCGCGCTTCGCTGCAGGTCGCCGAGGAGCCGGCCGAGGCCTGCGGAGGCAGCGTCGGCGAGCTCGACGTTTACGACTATCCCGGCGCCTACGAGGACCTTGCGGTCGGGCGGCGCTATGCCCAGGTGCGCGCGGAAGCGTTGAACGTGCCGCAGGCGCGGTTCAGCGGACAGACCGACGCCTGCGGCCTGGCGGTCGGCGCGCTGTTCAAGCTCAAGGATTTTCCGCTGGCCGAGTACAACCAGGAATACCTGGTGGTGCAGGCCGAGACCGTACTGGTCGAGGTCGACTACGTGTCCGGCGAAAGCGCCACCTGCGAGCCGTATTTCTGCACGTTCTCGGCCTTGCGCAGCCGCCAGCCGTTCCGCACCGCGCAGACCACGCCGTGGCCGCGCATCGCCGGGCTGCAGACCGCGGTGGTGCACGGCAAGACCCCGGAGGACATCGAGGTCGACCAGTACGGCCGGGTCGAAGTGGACTTCTTCTGGAGCCCGCCGGGCAAACCGCGCGCGGACAGCTCCTGCCCGGTGCGGGTGGCCTCGTACTGGGCCGGGCGGCGCTGGGGCGCGGTGCACATCCCGCGCGTCGGCCAGGAAGTGGTGGTGAGCTTCCTGGAAGGCAATCCGGACCGGCCGCTGATCATCGGCAGCGTCTACAACGCCGACCACATGCCGCCGTACCCGCTGCCGGCGCAGCGCACCCGCAGCGGCGTGCGCAGCCGCAGCCATCCGCGCGGCGGCCCGGAGGACTACAACGAAATCAGCTTCGAGGACCGCAAGGGCAAGGAGGAGCTGCTGCTGCACGCGCAGCGCGACATGCGCCACGAGTCCGAGAACGACCACCTGGTCGACACCAAGCGCGACGAGACCGGCGAGATCGGCCGCAACCGCGAGTGGACCGTCGGCCGCGACGACACCCTCAAGGTCGGCCGCAAGCTGCGCATCGAGGCCGGCAACGAGATCGAGCTGGTCACCGGCGCGGCGCGGCTGGTGATGAAGCGCAGCGGCGAGATATCGATCAGCGGCACCCGTTTGACCTTCGACGCGCGGATCGGCTTCAACGTGGTCGCCGGCGCCGCGGTCGACATCAAGAGCGGCGCGGCGTTCACGGTGATGGCCAACGGCGCGGTGATGGTGCAGTCCAACGCGGTCGCCACGGTGCGCGCCAACGCCACCCTGCTGCTGCAGGCCACCGGCCCGGCCATCCTCAAGGGCTCGCCGCCCTTGCTGGCGTGA
- a CDS encoding DUF6931 family protein, with amino-acid sequence MTATAQIAEQMQLSEPGQALAAAHEAPLAAVSALIGAQRYGDALPLSLRLLPTPYALAWTCQCAGAQPLDERDAHGLRLAQRWMRERDEPSRQAAQAFAENDDYRSPGAWLAAAAAWASGAPAAEGGAPPAAHLTAVAANAALVLLASREPERFDERLQRWAEQAHALLGQVHPTEQIA; translated from the coding sequence ATGACCGCGACCGCGCAGATCGCCGAACAGATGCAGCTGTCCGAACCGGGACAGGCGCTGGCGGCCGCGCACGAGGCGCCGCTGGCGGCGGTGTCGGCGCTGATCGGCGCGCAGCGCTACGGCGACGCGCTGCCGCTGTCGCTGCGGCTGCTGCCGACGCCGTACGCGTTGGCGTGGACGTGCCAGTGCGCCGGCGCGCAGCCGCTGGACGAACGCGACGCGCACGGCCTGCGCCTGGCCCAGCGCTGGATGCGCGAGCGCGACGAACCCAGCCGGCAGGCGGCGCAGGCCTTCGCCGAGAACGACGATTACCGCAGCCCCGGCGCCTGGCTCGCCGCTGCGGCGGCCTGGGCCAGCGGCGCGCCCGCGGCCGAAGGCGGCGCGCCGCCGGCGGCGCACTTGACCGCGGTCGCGGCCAACGCGGCGCTGGTGCTGCTGGCCAGCCGCGAGCCGGAGCGTTTCGACGAACGCCTGCAGCGCTGGGCCGAGCAGGCGCACGCGTTGCTGGGCCAGGTCCATCCCACGGAGCAGATCGCATGA
- the tssH gene encoding type VI secretion system ATPase TssH: MANISRAALFGKLNKIAYQSIESATVFCKLRGNPEVELSHWLYQLLQLQDGDVHRIVRHFGIEPARLARDLTQALDRLPRSGGGAHFDLSAHVEETVERAWLYCSLRYGRQRVRSGDLLVAIAQTRGLRNALLALSPEFAALRTEALTDELERIVAGSPEDDALDVAATPAEAAPGQGAVAGGDDALARFTVDLTAQARAGSIDPVVGRDEEIRQLVDILMRRRQNNPMLVGEAGVGKTAVVEGFALRIAEGDVPPALREVELRVLDVGLLQAGASVKGEFENRLRQVIDRVQASVRPIVLFIDEAHTLVGAGGAAGTGDAANLLKPALARGNLRTIGATTWAEYKRHIEKDPALTRRFQPIKIEEPAEARAVAMMRGVAAAMEQHHRVQILDEALEAAVRLSHRYIPARQLPDKSVSLLDTACARVAISHHAVPPQLDDARKRIAVLETEQAMIEREGRIGVDVAERAGRVGTELADLRENEQRLQQGWAAEKALVERILALRARLGEAVAASEAGATAMAHAEPADDAAADEELANDEAPIRGDGEAHAPADPDAPSLLDQLRALQAELSALQGERPLVLPSVDYQAVASVVADWTGIPLGRMARDEVRTVLELPALLGRRVVGQDHAMEAIARRIQTSRAGLDNPDKPVGVFLLAGTSGVGKTETALALAETLYGGEQNLITINMSEFQEPHSVATLKGAPPGYVGYGEGGVLTEAVRRRPYSVVLLDEVEKAHPDVHEIFFQVFDKGWMEDGEGRRIDFRNTLILLTTNAGTELLTSLCADPDLTPDPDALGQALRAPLLKVFPPALLGRLVTIAYYPLGDALLARIARLQLERIAQRVAARYRAQFRYGEDVIALVVQRCTESESGGRMIDSILTHALLPTISRRLLERDAELPPPRSIRIGADGAELSVEID; encoded by the coding sequence GCGCGCACTTCGATCTTTCCGCGCACGTCGAGGAGACCGTGGAGCGGGCCTGGCTGTACTGCAGCCTGCGCTACGGTCGCCAGCGCGTGCGCAGCGGCGACCTGCTGGTGGCGATCGCGCAGACCCGCGGCCTGCGCAACGCGCTGCTGGCGCTGTCGCCCGAGTTCGCCGCGCTGCGCACCGAAGCGTTGACCGACGAACTCGAACGCATCGTCGCCGGCTCGCCCGAAGACGACGCGCTGGACGTCGCCGCGACGCCGGCCGAGGCCGCGCCGGGGCAGGGCGCCGTCGCCGGCGGCGACGATGCGCTGGCGCGTTTCACCGTCGACCTGACCGCGCAGGCCCGCGCCGGCAGCATCGACCCGGTGGTCGGCCGCGACGAGGAGATCCGCCAGCTGGTCGACATCCTGATGCGCCGCCGGCAGAACAATCCGATGCTGGTCGGCGAGGCCGGCGTCGGCAAGACCGCGGTGGTCGAGGGCTTCGCGTTGCGCATCGCCGAGGGCGACGTGCCGCCGGCGCTGCGCGAGGTCGAGCTGCGCGTGCTCGACGTGGGTTTGCTGCAAGCCGGCGCCAGCGTCAAGGGCGAGTTCGAAAACCGGCTGCGCCAGGTCATCGACCGGGTCCAGGCGTCGGTGCGGCCGATCGTCTTGTTCATCGACGAAGCCCACACCCTGGTCGGCGCCGGCGGCGCGGCCGGCACCGGCGATGCCGCCAACCTGCTCAAGCCGGCACTGGCGCGCGGCAACCTGCGCACCATCGGCGCGACCACCTGGGCCGAGTACAAGCGCCATATCGAGAAAGACCCGGCGCTGACCCGGCGCTTCCAGCCGATCAAGATCGAAGAGCCGGCCGAGGCGCGCGCGGTGGCGATGATGCGCGGCGTGGCCGCGGCGATGGAGCAGCACCACCGCGTGCAGATCCTCGACGAGGCGCTGGAAGCGGCGGTGCGGCTGTCGCATCGCTACATCCCGGCGCGGCAGCTGCCTGACAAGTCGGTGAGCCTGCTCGACACCGCCTGCGCGCGGGTGGCGATCAGCCATCACGCGGTGCCGCCGCAGCTCGACGACGCGCGCAAGCGCATCGCCGTGCTGGAGACCGAACAGGCGATGATCGAGCGCGAGGGCCGCATCGGCGTGGACGTGGCCGAGCGCGCCGGCCGGGTCGGCACGGAGCTCGCCGACCTGCGTGAGAACGAACAACGCCTGCAGCAGGGCTGGGCGGCGGAAAAGGCCCTGGTCGAGCGCATCCTGGCGCTGCGCGCCCGACTCGGCGAAGCGGTCGCCGCGAGCGAAGCCGGCGCGACCGCGATGGCGCACGCCGAGCCGGCAGACGACGCAGCGGCGGACGAGGAACTCGCAAACGATGAAGCGCCGATCCGCGGCGACGGCGAGGCGCACGCGCCGGCCGACCCCGACGCGCCGTCGCTGCTCGACCAACTGCGCGCCCTGCAGGCCGAACTGTCGGCGTTGCAGGGCGAGCGCCCGCTGGTGCTGCCGAGCGTGGACTACCAGGCGGTGGCTTCGGTGGTCGCCGACTGGACCGGCATCCCGCTCGGGCGCATGGCCCGCGACGAAGTGCGCACGGTGCTGGAACTGCCGGCGCTGCTGGGCCGGCGCGTGGTCGGCCAGGACCATGCGATGGAGGCCATCGCCCGGCGCATCCAGACCTCGCGCGCCGGCCTCGACAACCCCGACAAGCCGGTCGGCGTGTTCCTGCTCGCCGGCACCTCCGGCGTCGGCAAGACCGAGACCGCGCTGGCGCTGGCCGAGACCCTCTACGGCGGCGAACAGAACCTGATCACCATCAACATGAGCGAGTTCCAGGAGCCGCACAGCGTGGCCACGCTCAAGGGCGCGCCGCCGGGCTACGTCGGCTACGGCGAGGGCGGGGTGCTGACCGAGGCGGTGCGCCGGCGCCCGTACTCGGTGGTGCTGCTCGACGAGGTCGAGAAGGCGCATCCGGACGTGCACGAGATCTTCTTCCAGGTGTTCGACAAGGGCTGGATGGAAGATGGCGAGGGCCGCCGCATCGATTTCCGCAACACGCTGATCCTGCTGACCACCAACGCCGGCACCGAACTGCTGACCAGTCTGTGCGCGGACCCGGACCTGACCCCGGACCCGGACGCGCTCGGCCAGGCGTTGCGCGCGCCGTTGCTGAAGGTGTTCCCGCCGGCGCTGCTCGGTCGCCTGGTCACCATCGCCTATTACCCGCTCGGCGACGCGCTGCTGGCGCGCATCGCCCGGCTGCAGCTCGAGCGCATCGCCCAGCGCGTGGCCGCGCGCTACCGCGCGCAGTTCCGCTACGGCGAGGACGTCATCGCACTGGTGGTGCAGCGCTGCACCGAGTCCGAATCCGGCGGCCGCATGATCGATTCCATCCTCACCCACGCGCTGTTGCCGACGATCAGCCGGCGCCTGCTCGAACGCGACGCCGAGTTGCCGCCGCCGCGCAGCATCCGCATCGGCGCCGACGGCGCCGAACTCAGCGTCGAGATCGACTGA
- the tagH gene encoding type VI secretion system-associated FHA domain protein TagH — protein sequence MSASAQALTMRLRDSALAPAGARAQFEGGGSIGRGAACDWVLEADGVSRLHATVRCLDGLYFIEDHSTNGLLHNGAALQPGLPVALRHGDWLKIDVFEIDIAIGTDGAHDAAAQPAYAPMPAPVDDELPEVSIAVLSGAESDYVDEHDLQALLAGPRSAVAVDPLALLDRAEAGHGTEWSIGGWNHTPAAAAAYHMPMATVAAPAPAVLPENWDRTRTQYASAPVQEAAASAKPAPAAVALAAGEGEGDTAPQPWREAVDARSGLQTFESAAAAIAIDEDFLAAAAPAAAPQRPESDPLQALFDPPPPATAAAVGFVDEFERPLDHPAEHPVDSAPNASRPAPTPQPPQHPAPAADAALFATAVAGLMDLLRARAEFKNGLRLPSTLVQRRENNPLKFAASVEEAIARLGGPADGAYLAGEAAIEDAMRDIRHHQLALLAAMRIALEHAFAHFDPVRFDPDDGGKTALGWGGKGWRRYRERYQALRGDPDERYRVLFGDEFARAYEEQMSLMKTRDAGAHWSGTA from the coding sequence ATGAGCGCGAGCGCACAGGCATTGACGATGCGGTTGCGCGACAGCGCGCTGGCGCCGGCCGGCGCGCGCGCGCAGTTCGAGGGCGGCGGCAGCATCGGCCGCGGCGCCGCCTGCGACTGGGTGCTGGAGGCCGACGGCGTATCGCGCCTGCACGCCACGGTGCGCTGCCTGGACGGCCTGTACTTCATCGAGGACCACAGCACCAACGGCCTGCTGCACAACGGCGCGGCCCTTCAGCCCGGCCTGCCGGTGGCGCTGCGCCACGGCGACTGGCTCAAGATCGACGTGTTCGAGATCGACATCGCGATCGGTACGGATGGCGCGCACGACGCGGCGGCGCAACCGGCGTACGCGCCGATGCCGGCGCCGGTCGACGACGAGCTGCCCGAGGTCTCGATCGCGGTGCTGTCCGGCGCCGAATCCGATTACGTCGACGAACACGACCTGCAGGCGCTGCTGGCCGGGCCGCGCAGCGCGGTCGCGGTGGATCCGCTGGCCTTGCTCGACCGCGCCGAAGCCGGCCACGGCACCGAATGGTCGATCGGCGGCTGGAACCACACGCCGGCGGCCGCAGCGGCGTATCACATGCCGATGGCGACGGTCGCCGCGCCCGCGCCGGCGGTGTTGCCGGAAAACTGGGACCGCACCCGCACCCAGTACGCGTCGGCGCCGGTGCAGGAAGCGGCGGCTTCGGCGAAACCGGCGCCTGCCGCGGTCGCGCTCGCGGCGGGCGAGGGTGAGGGCGATACTGCGCCGCAACCGTGGCGCGAAGCGGTCGATGCGCGATCCGGACTGCAGACGTTCGAATCGGCCGCTGCCGCGATAGCGATAGACGAGGATTTCCTCGCCGCCGCGGCGCCGGCCGCCGCACCCCAGCGACCGGAATCCGATCCGCTTCAAGCGCTGTTCGATCCGCCGCCGCCCGCAACGGCTGCAGCCGTCGGGTTCGTCGATGAATTCGAGCGTCCGCTCGACCATCCCGCCGAACATCCGGTAGATTCGGCGCCCAACGCGTCGCGGCCCGCACCCACGCCGCAGCCGCCGCAGCACCCCGCGCCAGCCGCGGACGCCGCACTCTTCGCCACCGCCGTCGCCGGCCTGATGGATCTGCTGCGCGCACGCGCCGAGTTCAAGAACGGCCTGCGCCTGCCGTCGACCCTGGTGCAGCGGCGCGAGAACAATCCGCTCAAGTTCGCCGCCTCCGTCGAGGAAGCGATCGCGCGCCTCGGCGGTCCGGCCGACGGCGCCTACCTCGCCGGCGAAGCCGCGATCGAGGACGCCATGCGCGACATCCGCCATCACCAGTTGGCATTGCTGGCGGCGATGCGGATCGCGCTGGAGCACGCCTTCGCCCACTTCGACCCGGTCCGTTTCGATCCCGACGACGGCGGCAAGACCGCGCTGGGCTGGGGCGGCAAGGGCTGGCGCCGCTATCGCGAACGCTACCAGGCGCTGCGCGGCGACCCGGACGAGCGCTACCGCGTGCTGTTCGGCGACGAATTCGCCCGCGCCTACGAAGAGCAGATGAGCCTGATGAAAACCCGAGACGCCGGCGCGCACTGGAGCGGCACCGCATGA